In one Pseudomonas sp. MM211 genomic region, the following are encoded:
- the wrbA gene encoding NAD(P)H:quinone oxidoreductase codes for MSNDYILVLYYSRHGATAEMARHIARGVEMQGLEARLRTVPAVSAECEAVSAAIPAEGAPYASLDDLKNCAGLAMGSPTRFGNMAAPLKYFLDGTSNLWLTGSLVGKPAGVFTSTASLHGGQESTLLSMLLPLLHHGMLITGLPYSESALVETRGGGTPYGASHHAGADGKRALDEHETTLCRALGQRLATIALKLGNGNDRGQNR; via the coding sequence ATGAGCAATGACTACATCCTCGTGCTGTATTACAGCCGACATGGCGCCACCGCCGAGATGGCCCGCCACATCGCCCGCGGCGTGGAGATGCAAGGCCTGGAAGCGCGCCTGCGTACCGTACCGGCAGTGTCTGCCGAGTGCGAAGCGGTAAGCGCTGCGATTCCGGCCGAGGGTGCCCCGTATGCCAGCCTCGATGACCTGAAGAACTGCGCCGGCCTGGCCATGGGTAGCCCGACTCGCTTCGGTAACATGGCAGCACCACTGAAGTACTTCCTCGACGGCACCAGCAATCTGTGGCTGACCGGCAGTCTGGTCGGCAAGCCGGCCGGCGTATTCACCTCCACCGCCAGCCTGCATGGCGGCCAGGAAAGCACGCTGCTGTCGATGCTGCTGCCGCTGTTGCACCACGGCATGCTGATCACCGGCCTGCCCTACAGCGAATCGGCACTGGTCGAGACACGCGGCGGCGGCACGCCTTATGGCGCCAGCCATCACGCAGGGGCTGATGGTAAACGCGCGCTGGACGAGCACGAAACCACACTGTGCCGTGCCCTCGGCCAACGCCTGGCGACTATCGCTCTCAAACTGGGAAATGGAAATGACCGTGGGCAGAACCGCTAA
- a CDS encoding DUF2069 domain-containing protein, giving the protein MGRTAKPLPSIDWLLPRLRLCRYLSLASFLGLAALLLIWNLGYAAVPSSLLWAVLAFQMLPLLLLAPGIIGGHPRTHSWACFVVNLYFIQGVLAAFDPSKQLFGWLEILLSLSLFTSALFYTRWCAQYQRIGASSGAAEE; this is encoded by the coding sequence GTGGGCAGAACCGCTAAGCCGCTTCCCAGCATCGACTGGCTACTGCCACGCCTGCGCCTGTGCCGCTACCTGAGCCTGGCCAGTTTTCTGGGCCTGGCGGCCTTGCTGTTGATCTGGAACCTGGGCTACGCAGCGGTACCCAGCTCATTGCTGTGGGCGGTGCTGGCCTTCCAGATGCTGCCCCTGCTGCTGCTCGCCCCAGGCATCATCGGCGGCCACCCGCGGACGCATTCCTGGGCCTGCTTCGTGGTCAACCTGTACTTCATCCAGGGCGTGCTCGCCGCCTTCGACCCGTCGAAGCAGTTGTTCGGCTGGCTGGAAATTCTCCTCAGCCTGAGTCTGTTCACCAGCGCGCTATTCTACACCCGCTGGTGCGCGCAATATCAGCGCATTGGCGCAAGCAGCGGCGCTGCGGAGGAATAG
- the hda gene encoding DnaA regulatory inactivator Hda, producing the protein MKPIQLPLGVRLRDDATFANYYPGANAAALGYVERLCEADAGWTESLIYLWGGEGVGRSHLLQAACLRFEQLGERAVYLPLAEVVQYGPEILDNLEQFELVCLDDLEAAAGQRIWEEALFHLFNRLRDSGRRLLLAANASPRELPIKLPDLKSRLTLALVFQLQSLSDEDKLRALQLRASRRGLHMSDDVGRFILTRGERSMSALFELLERLDQASLQAQRKLTIPFLKETLGW; encoded by the coding sequence ATGAAGCCGATTCAGTTGCCCTTGGGTGTGCGTCTGCGTGACGACGCCACCTTTGCCAATTACTACCCGGGCGCCAATGCCGCAGCTCTGGGGTATGTCGAGCGCCTGTGCGAAGCAGATGCTGGCTGGACGGAGAGCCTGATTTATCTGTGGGGCGGTGAGGGCGTCGGTCGCAGCCATCTGTTGCAGGCCGCCTGCCTGCGTTTCGAGCAGCTCGGTGAACGCGCCGTTTACCTGCCGCTGGCCGAGGTGGTGCAGTACGGCCCGGAGATTCTCGATAATCTCGAGCAGTTCGAGCTGGTTTGTCTGGACGACCTCGAAGCGGCAGCTGGGCAGCGTATCTGGGAAGAAGCCCTGTTCCATCTGTTCAACCGCCTGCGTGACAGCGGCCGCCGCCTGCTGCTGGCGGCCAACGCCTCGCCTCGCGAGTTGCCGATCAAACTCCCCGACCTGAAATCACGCCTGACCCTGGCACTGGTATTCCAGCTACAGTCGCTGTCCGACGAAGACAAGCTGCGCGCGCTGCAATTGCGTGCGTCGCGTCGCGGGCTGCATATGAGCGATGACGTCGGACGCTTCATTCTCACCCGTGGCGAGCGCAGCATGAGCGCCTTGTTCGAGTTGCTCGAACGCCTCGATCAGGCCTCACTGCAGGCCCAGCGCAAGCTGACCATTCCCTTCCTGAAAGAAACGTTGGGCTGGTAG
- a CDS encoding AI-2E family transporter, producing MPLSSRWLWIAALLVLGGFLYVLHPILSPFLIGILIAYLGDPLVDRLERLKLSRTWGVIVVFALFTLLIALAMLVLIPMLGKQLARLYELLPQMLDWAQNQALPWVQVKLGLNEGFWRFDQLKAAISGHLGQTTDIAGLILSQVTASSLALMAWVANLLLIPVVSFYLMRDWDLLVAKLRGLVPRDNEGVVVKLFAECHEVLGAFLRGQLLVMLALGVMYSVGLMAIGLELGLLIGLLAGLASIVPYLGVVVGIGAALVAGLFQFGGDPYPLLAIAGVFVVGQMLEGMLLTPLLVGDRIGLHPVAVIFAIMAGGQLFGFTGILLALPVAAVIMVLLRHAHDLYKQSEAYSGEKPSV from the coding sequence ATGCCCCTTTCGTCTCGCTGGCTATGGATAGCTGCATTGCTGGTGCTGGGTGGCTTCCTGTACGTGCTGCATCCGATCCTTTCGCCTTTTCTGATCGGCATACTGATCGCCTATCTCGGCGATCCGCTGGTGGATCGTCTGGAGCGTCTGAAACTGTCGCGCACCTGGGGCGTGATCGTGGTGTTCGCGCTGTTCACGCTGCTGATCGCCCTGGCGATGCTGGTGCTCATCCCGATGCTCGGCAAGCAGCTGGCGCGCCTCTACGAACTGCTCCCGCAAATGCTCGACTGGGCGCAGAACCAGGCGTTGCCGTGGGTTCAGGTCAAGCTGGGGCTCAATGAGGGGTTCTGGCGTTTCGATCAGCTCAAGGCGGCGATCTCTGGCCATCTGGGGCAGACCACCGATATCGCCGGGCTGATTCTTTCCCAGGTGACGGCGTCGAGCCTGGCGCTGATGGCCTGGGTTGCCAACCTGCTGTTGATTCCAGTGGTCAGCTTTTACCTGATGCGTGACTGGGATCTGCTGGTAGCCAAGCTGCGCGGCCTGGTGCCGCGCGACAACGAGGGCGTTGTGGTGAAGCTGTTCGCTGAGTGCCATGAGGTGCTGGGCGCCTTCCTGCGTGGGCAGTTGTTGGTGATGCTCGCGCTGGGGGTGATGTATTCGGTCGGCCTGATGGCCATCGGCCTGGAGTTGGGCCTGTTGATCGGCCTGCTGGCGGGTCTCGCCAGCATCGTGCCTTATCTCGGTGTGGTGGTCGGTATCGGTGCGGCGCTGGTGGCGGGTCTATTCCAGTTCGGCGGTGATCCCTATCCGTTGCTGGCCATTGCCGGTGTATTCGTCGTGGGGCAGATGCTCGAGGGCATGCTGCTGACGCCGCTGCTGGTCGGTGATCGTATTGGTCTGCATCCGGTGGCAGTGATTTTCGCCATCATGGCGGGCGGGCAGTTGTTCGGTTTCACCGGCATTCTGCTGGCGTTGCCGGTGGCGGCGGTGATCATGGTGCTGCTGCGTCATGCGCATGACCTGTACAAACAGTCCGAGGCTTACAGCGGAGAGAAGCCCAGCGTCTGA
- a CDS encoding DUF2066 domain-containing protein — translation MRPTFRPLLLCLSLLSLPTLAATVSDLYQVKEPVASQQPEERDAALQRAVETLVLRLTGKPEAVKGNALAELRKDPQQIVSQYGYEGDHLVVDFDAVSTDRSLRQAGLPLWGVNRPAILAWWLNDTANGSNMVGDGQASAEPLRQAAQHRGLPLRLPLADLSEQLLATSENLGAKDPDSLRSASERYGADALLAVRASEADGKWQASWQLWLGEEREQGKAEGADQAALADAVLLAVSERLATKFVVAPGATSTQTVEIIGADLSRYAELQRVLEPFGAQLQSVQADRLTYKVSASVEQLRTQLALLQLREVSAAELAAEAPAEAEAPVPVDAGQVPVEPPALPTEPTIVPRDDVLRFRW, via the coding sequence ATGCGCCCGACCTTCCGCCCGCTGCTTCTTTGCCTGTCGCTCCTCAGCCTGCCGACCTTGGCGGCTACGGTCAGTGACCTCTATCAGGTGAAGGAGCCGGTCGCCAGCCAGCAGCCCGAAGAGCGTGATGCTGCCTTGCAGCGCGCCGTGGAGACGCTGGTGCTGCGCCTGACCGGCAAGCCTGAGGCGGTCAAGGGCAATGCGCTCGCGGAGCTGCGCAAGGATCCTCAGCAGATCGTCAGTCAGTATGGTTACGAGGGTGATCATCTGGTGGTCGATTTCGATGCCGTGTCCACGGATCGCTCGCTACGCCAGGCAGGGCTACCGCTGTGGGGCGTCAATCGTCCTGCCATTCTGGCTTGGTGGCTGAACGATACGGCCAATGGATCGAACATGGTCGGTGATGGTCAAGCCAGTGCCGAACCCCTGCGCCAGGCCGCGCAACATCGTGGCCTGCCGCTGCGCTTGCCGCTGGCTGATCTTAGCGAGCAGTTACTGGCGACCAGCGAGAATCTTGGCGCGAAGGATCCGGATTCCTTGCGCTCGGCCTCCGAGCGCTACGGCGCCGATGCGTTGCTGGCGGTTCGTGCCAGCGAGGCCGACGGCAAGTGGCAGGCCAGCTGGCAACTATGGTTGGGCGAAGAGCGCGAGCAGGGCAAGGCCGAAGGCGCCGATCAGGCTGCTCTGGCCGATGCTGTGCTGCTGGCCGTCAGCGAGCGCCTAGCGACGAAATTCGTGGTCGCGCCGGGAGCGACCAGCACCCAGACCGTGGAAATAATCGGTGCCGACCTGTCGCGCTACGCCGAGCTGCAGCGCGTGCTCGAGCCCTTCGGTGCGCAGTTGCAGTCCGTACAGGCTGATCGCCTGACCTACAAGGTCAGCGCCAGCGTCGAGCAACTGCGTACCCAGCTGGCGTTGCTACAGTTGCGTGAAGTCTCCGCCGCCGAACTGGCTGCCGAGGCGCCCGCCGAGGCCGAAGCGCCAGTGCCCGTGGATGCCGGCCAGGTGCCTGTCGAGCCACCGGCGTTGCCTACTGAGCCCACTATCGTGCCGCGTGACGATGTCCTGCGTTTTCGCTGGTAG
- the purM gene encoding phosphoribosylformylglycinamidine cyclo-ligase — protein MSKQPSISYKDAGVDIDAGEALVERIKGVAKRTARPEVMGGLGGFGALCEIPAGYKQPVLVSGTDGVGTKLRLALNLNKHDSIGQDLVAMCVNDLVVCGAEPLFFLDYYATGKLNVDVAATVVTGIGAGCELAGCSLVGGETAEMPGMYEGEDYDLAGFCVGVVEKAEIIDGSKVATGDALIALPSSGPHSNGYSLIRKILEVSGTDIEKTELDGKPLADLLMAPTRIYVKPLLKLIKDTGAVKAMAHITGGGLLDNIPRVLPDNAQAVIDVASWQRPVVFDFLQEKGNVDEHEMHRVLNCGVGMVICVAQEHVEVALQALRAAGEQPWVIGQIAAAAEGAERVVLNNLKSH, from the coding sequence ATGAGCAAGCAACCCTCCATCAGCTACAAGGACGCAGGTGTAGATATCGACGCAGGCGAAGCCCTGGTCGAGCGCATCAAGGGCGTAGCCAAGCGCACCGCCCGTCCTGAAGTCATGGGTGGCCTGGGTGGCTTCGGCGCCCTGTGCGAGATCCCGGCCGGCTACAAGCAACCCGTACTGGTCTCCGGCACCGACGGCGTTGGCACCAAGCTGCGCCTGGCCCTGAACCTGAACAAGCACGACAGCATCGGCCAGGATCTGGTCGCCATGTGCGTGAACGATCTGGTGGTCTGCGGTGCCGAGCCGCTGTTCTTCCTCGATTACTACGCCACCGGCAAGCTCAACGTCGACGTAGCGGCTACCGTGGTTACCGGTATCGGCGCTGGCTGCGAACTGGCCGGCTGCTCGCTGGTTGGTGGTGAAACCGCCGAGATGCCTGGTATGTACGAAGGCGAAGACTACGACCTGGCCGGTTTCTGCGTTGGCGTCGTGGAAAAAGCCGAAATCATCGACGGTTCCAAAGTCGCCACTGGCGACGCACTGATCGCGCTGCCCTCCTCCGGCCCGCACTCCAACGGCTATTCGCTGATCCGCAAGATCCTCGAAGTATCCGGCACCGATATCGAGAAGACCGAGCTCGACGGCAAGCCGTTGGCCGATCTGCTGATGGCACCGACGCGCATCTACGTCAAACCGCTGCTCAAGCTGATCAAGGACACCGGCGCGGTCAAGGCCATGGCCCACATCACGGGTGGTGGCCTGCTCGACAACATCCCACGCGTACTGCCGGACAACGCTCAGGCGGTGATCGACGTGGCCAGCTGGCAACGTCCGGTGGTGTTCGACTTTCTGCAGGAAAAAGGCAACGTCGACGAGCACGAAATGCACCGCGTGCTGAACTGCGGCGTGGGCATGGTCATCTGCGTAGCCCAGGAGCACGTCGAAGTTGCCCTGCAGGCCCTGCGTGCCGCGGGTGAGCAGCCGTGGGTCATCGGCCAGATCGCCGCTGCCGCCGAAGGTGCCGAGCGCGTCGTGCTGAACAACCTGAAAAGCCACTGA
- the purN gene encoding phosphoribosylglycinamide formyltransferase, with protein MPRPCNVVVLLSGTGSNLQALIDSIDQGENPARVVAVIANRSDAFGLQRARDAGIATRVLEHAEYDGRDAFDQALMQSIDAFAPQLVVLAGFMRILTPAFVRHYHGRLLNIHPSLLPRHKGLHTHRRALEAGDAEHGCSVHFVTEELDGGPLVVQAVIPVQSQDTAASLAQRVHVQEHQIYPLAVRWFAEGRLRLGDSGPLLDGNALPATGYLINSKETPCAAP; from the coding sequence ATGCCGCGACCCTGCAACGTGGTGGTGCTGCTGTCCGGCACCGGTAGCAATCTTCAGGCGCTGATCGACAGCATCGACCAGGGCGAAAACCCGGCGCGCGTCGTCGCGGTGATCGCCAATCGCAGTGATGCCTTCGGTCTGCAGCGAGCGCGGGACGCGGGCATCGCGACCCGCGTTCTCGAACATGCCGAGTACGACGGGCGCGATGCCTTCGATCAGGCGCTGATGCAGTCCATCGACGCCTTCGCGCCACAACTGGTGGTGCTGGCGGGCTTCATGCGTATCCTCACGCCTGCGTTCGTGCGTCACTACCACGGACGCCTGCTGAACATTCACCCCTCGCTGCTCCCTCGCCACAAAGGCTTGCACACCCATCGACGCGCTCTGGAGGCCGGAGATGCCGAACATGGCTGTAGCGTGCACTTCGTCACGGAGGAACTCGATGGTGGCCCTCTGGTCGTACAGGCAGTAATCCCGGTACAGTCGCAAGACACTGCCGCCAGCCTAGCGCAGCGGGTTCACGTGCAAGAGCACCAGATCTATCCGCTCGCCGTGCGCTGGTTCGCCGAAGGCCGTTTACGGCTCGGTGATTCGGGCCCGCTGCTCGACGGTAATGCGTTGCCGGCCACCGGCTACCTCATCAACAGCAAGGAGACTCCATGCGCCGCGCCCTAA
- a CDS encoding DUF3108 domain-containing protein, which yields MRRALMLALALFSLPALAEEPKPFSANYTADWKQVPVSGSAERSLQKLDDGRWQLVFKASMLVAGLTEQSTFTVEDDAFLPQSYKFERSGLGKSKDVEFDFDWSQKQVIGSDRGDPVRFPLNRGMQDKSTYQLVLQHDVAAGEKSMSYQVVDGDEIETYDFRVLGEEVVRTSAGLIDAIKVERVRDPTQSSRKTILWFAKDWDYLLVRLHQVEKDGKEYQIMLKSGTVDGKTVEGRRD from the coding sequence ATGCGCCGCGCCCTAATGTTAGCCCTGGCGTTGTTCAGCCTGCCTGCCCTCGCCGAAGAGCCCAAGCCCTTCTCCGCCAACTACACCGCCGACTGGAAACAGGTTCCGGTCAGCGGTTCGGCCGAACGCAGCCTACAGAAGCTCGATGATGGTCGCTGGCAACTGGTCTTCAAGGCCTCCATGCTGGTCGCCGGCCTAACCGAGCAGAGCACCTTCACGGTCGAGGACGATGCCTTCCTGCCGCAGAGCTACAAGTTCGAACGCAGCGGCCTGGGCAAGAGCAAGGATGTCGAATTCGATTTCGACTGGTCGCAAAAACAGGTGATCGGCAGCGATCGTGGCGACCCTGTGCGCTTCCCGCTGAACCGCGGCATGCAAGACAAATCGACCTACCAGCTCGTCCTGCAGCATGACGTTGCCGCCGGCGAGAAGAGCATGAGCTACCAGGTGGTCGATGGTGACGAAATCGAAACCTACGACTTCCGTGTGCTCGGCGAAGAAGTGGTGCGTACCAGCGCCGGCCTGATCGATGCGATCAAGGTCGAACGCGTGCGTGACCCGACGCAGAGCAGCCGCAAGACCATCCTCTGGTTCGCCAAGGACTGGGACTACCTGCTGGTGCGCCTGCATCAGGTAGAAAAGGACGGTAAGGAATACCAGATCATGCTCAAGTCGGGCACGGTCGACGGCAAGACGGTCGAAGGTCGTCGCGACTGA
- a CDS encoding DUF2058 domain-containing protein — MAISLRDQLLKAGLVNEKQVKQASKQQHKQQRLVKKGQAEEDNSGQLAAQQAKAEKAARDQELNRQQQEKTEQKARAAQIKQLIEVSRLPKLTTEDYYNFADDKKVKRLSVNALMRDKLSRGSLAIVRHGGGYEVIPREAALKIQERDPQRILLLNTPTEAPDEDDPYAAYQVPDDLMW; from the coding sequence ATGGCGATTTCATTACGTGACCAGTTGCTCAAGGCCGGGTTGGTCAACGAGAAGCAGGTCAAGCAGGCCAGTAAGCAACAGCACAAGCAGCAGCGGCTGGTGAAGAAAGGGCAGGCCGAAGAAGACAATTCTGGCCAGTTGGCCGCCCAGCAGGCCAAGGCCGAGAAAGCAGCGCGAGATCAGGAACTCAATCGTCAGCAGCAGGAAAAGACCGAGCAGAAAGCTCGCGCGGCGCAGATCAAGCAATTGATCGAGGTTTCCCGGTTGCCCAAGCTGACCACCGAGGATTACTACAACTTCGCCGATGACAAGAAGGTCAAGCGCCTGTCAGTCAATGCGCTGATGCGCGACAAGCTCAGCCGCGGTTCGCTGGCCATCGTCCGCCATGGTGGCGGTTACGAAGTGATTCCTCGCGAGGCGGCGCTGAAGATTCAGGAGCGCGACCCGCAGCGCATCCTGTTGCTCAACACGCCAACCGAAGCGCCGGACGAGGATGATCCGTACGCCGCGTATCAGGTACCTGACGACCTGATGTGGTGA
- the mazG gene encoding nucleoside triphosphate pyrophosphohydrolase, whose translation MYQLTDLLNLMARLRDPQYGCPWDLRQSYASIVPHTLEEAYEVADAIEREAFSELPGELGDLLFQVVYYSQLAREEGRFEFADVVDGITRKLVRRHPHVFPDGDLYGPVDQPRLSEAEVKQRWETIKAEERAERSAAPQQLSLLDDVPNGLPALSRAKKLQGRAALVGFDWPDALPVLDKVREELDEVLEAISENDPQAIAEEIGDLLFSATNLARHLKVDPEAALRAANEKFERRFRFIEQALREAGRPIENCTLDELDALWGEAKKNEKLRGC comes from the coding sequence ATGTACCAACTTACCGACCTGCTCAACCTGATGGCCCGCCTGCGCGACCCGCAGTACGGTTGCCCCTGGGATCTGCGCCAGTCCTACGCCAGCATCGTGCCGCACACCCTCGAAGAAGCCTATGAAGTGGCGGATGCCATTGAGCGTGAGGCGTTTTCCGAACTACCCGGTGAACTCGGCGACCTGCTGTTTCAGGTGGTTTACTACAGCCAGTTGGCCAGGGAAGAAGGGCGTTTCGAGTTCGCCGATGTGGTCGATGGCATCACCCGCAAGCTGGTGCGCCGCCATCCCCATGTATTTCCTGATGGTGATCTGTATGGACCTGTGGATCAGCCGCGGTTGAGCGAGGCCGAGGTCAAACAGCGCTGGGAGACCATCAAGGCCGAAGAGCGGGCGGAACGCTCAGCGGCCCCCCAGCAACTGTCATTGCTCGATGACGTGCCCAATGGATTGCCAGCCCTGAGCCGAGCCAAGAAGCTGCAGGGCCGTGCTGCGCTGGTCGGTTTCGACTGGCCCGATGCACTGCCGGTGCTCGATAAGGTGCGCGAAGAGCTGGATGAAGTGCTCGAAGCGATCAGCGAAAACGATCCGCAAGCTATTGCCGAGGAAATCGGTGACCTGTTGTTCAGTGCCACCAATCTGGCGCGGCACCTGAAGGTCGACCCGGAAGCGGCGCTGCGGGCAGCCAATGAAAAATTCGAGCGGCGCTTCCGTTTTATCGAGCAGGCATTGCGCGAAGCGGGGCGGCCCATCGAGAATTGCACACTGGATGAGCTCGATGCCCTGTGGGGCGAGGCCAAGAAAAACGAGAAGCTGCGAGGCTGCTGA
- the relA gene encoding GTP diphosphokinase, with amino-acid sequence MVQVRAHQPTNDDGSINLEAWLEHVTSVDPALDRDALRDACEFARAAEQQANAAQNLWTEGASSFSAGLEIAEILADLKLDQDSLVAGVIYRGVREGKIPLADVRQRFGLVVGKLIEGVLRMAAISASLNPRGESLVLGSQAQVDNLRKMLVAMVDDVRVALIKLAERTCAIRAVKDTDEERRQRVAREVFDIYAPLAHRLGIGHIKWELEDLSFRYLEPEQYKQIANLLHERRLDREHYINEVMEQLREELEATGIQADISGRAKHIYSIWRKMQRKGLQFSQIYDVRAVRVLVPAVRDCYTALGIVHTLWRHIPKEFDDYIANPKENGYRSLHTAVLGPEGKVLEVQIRTSNMHEEAELGVCAHWRYKGTDVKSGASSHYEEKISWLRQVLEWHEELGDIGGLAEQLRVDIEPDRVYVFTPDGHAIDLPKGSTPLDFAYRVHTEIGHNCRGAKINGRIVPLTYSLQTGEQVEIITSKQGTPSRDWLNSNLGYITTSRARAKIVHWFKLQDRDQNVAAGKAMLERELARVALSPVDFEKLAEKANLRTAEDLFASLGAGDLRLAQLVNLAQQLVEPERGHEQLELIPRKAQGFKPGKRGDIQIQGVGNLMTQMAGCCQPLPGDPIVGYITLGRGVSIHRQDCAAVLQLGGREPERIIQVSWGPVPVQTYPVDIIIRAYDRSGLLRDVTQLLLNERLNVLAVNTRSNKEDNTASMSLTVEIPGLDALGRLLGRLSQLPNIIEARRHRAP; translated from the coding sequence ATGGTTCAGGTTAGAGCGCACCAGCCCACCAACGATGATGGCAGTATCAATCTCGAGGCTTGGCTGGAGCACGTCACGAGTGTCGATCCGGCACTCGATCGCGATGCCCTGCGTGACGCCTGCGAGTTCGCTCGAGCGGCCGAGCAGCAGGCCAATGCGGCGCAGAACCTGTGGACTGAAGGTGCGTCCAGTTTCAGTGCCGGGCTGGAGATCGCGGAGATCCTCGCCGATCTCAAACTCGATCAGGATTCCCTGGTCGCAGGCGTCATTTATCGCGGTGTGCGCGAAGGCAAGATTCCCCTGGCTGATGTTCGTCAGCGTTTTGGTCTGGTCGTCGGCAAGCTGATCGAAGGTGTGCTGCGTATGGCCGCCATCAGCGCCAGCCTCAATCCACGCGGCGAGTCTCTGGTACTGGGTTCCCAGGCCCAGGTCGACAACCTGCGCAAGATGCTGGTGGCGATGGTCGACGACGTGCGTGTCGCACTGATCAAGCTGGCCGAGCGAACCTGCGCGATCCGCGCGGTGAAGGACACCGACGAAGAGCGTCGCCAGCGCGTCGCCCGTGAAGTATTCGATATCTACGCACCGTTGGCCCACCGCCTGGGTATCGGCCATATCAAGTGGGAGCTGGAGGATCTGTCCTTCCGCTACCTCGAGCCCGAGCAGTACAAGCAGATCGCCAACCTGCTGCACGAGCGTCGGCTGGATCGCGAGCACTACATCAACGAAGTGATGGAACAGCTGCGCGAGGAGCTGGAAGCCACCGGCATTCAGGCCGATATCAGCGGTCGGGCGAAACACATCTATTCGATCTGGCGCAAAATGCAGCGCAAAGGCCTGCAGTTCAGTCAGATCTACGACGTGCGTGCAGTACGCGTGCTGGTGCCGGCCGTACGTGATTGCTACACCGCGCTGGGTATCGTGCATACCTTGTGGCGGCACATCCCCAAGGAGTTCGACGACTATATCGCCAACCCCAAGGAGAATGGCTACCGCTCGCTGCACACTGCAGTGCTGGGCCCCGAGGGCAAGGTGTTGGAGGTGCAGATCCGCACCTCCAACATGCATGAAGAGGCCGAACTTGGCGTCTGCGCCCACTGGCGCTACAAGGGCACCGACGTCAAATCGGGCGCCAGCAGCCATTACGAAGAAAAGATCTCCTGGTTGCGTCAGGTGCTCGAGTGGCACGAAGAGCTGGGCGATATCGGTGGCCTGGCCGAGCAGTTGCGTGTCGATATCGAGCCGGATCGGGTGTACGTATTCACCCCCGACGGCCATGCCATCGACCTGCCCAAGGGCTCTACGCCTTTGGATTTCGCCTACCGTGTGCACACCGAGATCGGCCACAACTGCCGCGGCGCCAAGATCAATGGCCGCATCGTGCCGCTGACCTACAGCCTGCAGACCGGCGAGCAGGTGGAGATCATCACCAGCAAGCAGGGCACGCCGAGTCGTGACTGGCTGAACTCCAACCTCGGTTACATCACTACCTCCAGGGCGCGGGCGAAAATCGTTCACTGGTTCAAGTTGCAGGATCGCGACCAGAACGTTGCGGCCGGCAAGGCGATGCTCGAGCGCGAGCTGGCGCGGGTGGCGTTGTCGCCGGTGGACTTCGAAAAACTCGCCGAGAAAGCCAATCTGCGTACCGCCGAGGATCTGTTCGCCTCCCTCGGTGCCGGCGACTTGCGCCTGGCTCAGCTGGTCAACCTGGCGCAGCAGTTGGTCGAGCCCGAGCGCGGGCATGAGCAGCTCGAACTGATTCCGCGCAAGGCCCAAGGCTTCAAACCGGGCAAGCGCGGCGATATCCAGATTCAGGGCGTAGGCAACCTGATGACGCAGATGGCCGGCTGCTGCCAGCCACTGCCGGGCGATCCCATCGTCGGCTACATCACGCTGGGGCGCGGTGTCAGCATCCACCGGCAGGATTGCGCGGCGGTGCTGCAACTGGGCGGGCGCGAGCCGGAAAGGATCATCCAGGTCAGCTGGGGGCCGGTGCCGGTACAAACCTACCCGGTGGACATCATCATTCGCGCCTACGACCGCTCCGGTCTGTTGCGTGACGTGACCCAGCTGCTGCTCAACGAGAGACTCAACGTGCTTGCGGTCAACACCCGCTCCAACAAGGAAGACAACACGGCGTCGATGTCGCTGACCGTTGAAATTCCTGGGCTGGATGCGCTAGGTCGTTTGCTGGGCCGCCTGTCGCAACTGCCCAACATCATCGAGGCGCGTCGCCACCGAGCGCCTTGA